In Rutidosis leptorrhynchoides isolate AG116_Rl617_1_P2 chromosome 2, CSIRO_AGI_Rlap_v1, whole genome shotgun sequence, one genomic interval encodes:
- the LOC139892304 gene encoding uncharacterized protein has protein sequence MPWNASHTGLKQILVSEAITVEVKNAHEVSLIQIYDLGQLAEQNLVDHMKFLNKWIIQVRREYVLLTWWMFVFIVTNVCLISLKNLMASLRLVKTHLSHVINYMQAEPRLE, from the exons ATGCCT TGGAATGCATCACACACTGGTTTGAAACAGATACTTGTTAGTGAAGCCATTACTGTAGAAGTAAAGAATGCACATGAAGTTTCTCTAATTCAAATATATGATCTTGGACAACTTGCAGAACAGAATCTTGTTGATCATATGAAGTTTCTCAATAAATG GATTATTCAAGTGCGGCGTGAGTACGTTTTACTGACATGGTGGATGTTTGTTTTTATAGTGACCAATGTTTGTCTTATCAGTCTCAAGAATCTAATGGCATCTTTAAGGTTAGTCAAAACACATCTCTCTCATGTAATTAATTATATGCAAGCTGAACCAAGGCTTGAGTAG
- the LOC139894238 gene encoding protein NRT1/ PTR FAMILY 4.5-like: protein MFVYAMIGLENMAFISMAVSLVTYFYGYMNFSLTKSATTLTNYLGTAFLLSLFGGFISDTYLSRFKTGILFASFEVVGYALLAVQAHFQQLRPTQCIASHLGQCEQAENGQEAILFTGLYLIAFGSGGVKAALPALGADQFNEHDPKEAESLASFFNWFLFSFTTGAIFGVTFVNWISLNQGWDWGLGLCTVAVLVATLFLLMGRSMFRNNIPRDSPILRILQVFVVAIRNRNMPLPENTEELHEIHDKEASVATDILQRTDQFRFLDRAAIVRSTLDASELIPAGSWKLCTVTQVEELKILIRMLPIIMSTIFMNTCLAQLQTFTIQQSTTMDRNLLGFQVPGPSIPVIPLAFMSILIPLYDRVLVPFMRKFTGIPTGIRHLQRIGVGLVLSAISMAVAGIVETHRKSVAIEHNMVDSPNPLPMTVFWLGYQYAIFGLADMFTLVGLLEFFYEESSSGMKSLGTGISWCSMAFGYYMSSIVVEVVNKVSNGWLANNNLNRDKLNYFYWLLAGLSIVNLGVYLMCASWYKYKKVNIRQIDGGNNGHDNGEGKIRMSNA from the exons ATGTTTGTATATG CTATGATTGGGCTTGAGAATATGGCATTCATTTCGATGGCCGTAAGCTTGGTAACGTATTTCTACGGTTATATGAACTTCAGTTTGACCAAGTCAGCCACAACACTCACAAACTACCTAGGTACTGCATTTCTACTGTCACTATTTGGAGGGTTTATTTCCGACACCTACTTGTCAAGATTCAAGACTGGTATCCTGTTTGCATCTTTTGAAGTTGTG GGTTATGCACTGCTAGCAGTTCAGGCACATTTTCAACAGTTAAGACCAACTCAGTGTATCGCTAGCCATTTAGGTCAATGTGAGCAAGCAGAAAATGGTCAAGAGGCGATATTGTTCACGggtttgtatttaattgcatttggtAGCGGTGGGGTTAAAGCTGCGCTGCCTGCATTAGGAGCCGATCAATTTAATGAACATGACCCTAAAGAGGCAGAATCACTTGCAAGTTTCTTCAATTGGTTTCTGTTTAGCTTCACAACTGGAGCCATATTTGGTGTAACTTTTGTAAATTGGATCAGCTTAAACCAAGGTTGGGATTGGGGATTAGGTCTGTGCACCGTAGCTGTTTTAGTAGCAACTCTTTTTCTACTAATGGGGAGATCTATGTTCCGAAATAATATACCTAGAGATAGCCCAATTCTTCGAATTCTACAG GTATTTGTGGTGGCCATTAGAAACCGAAATATGCCATTACCAGAGAATACAGAGGAATTGCACGAGATCCATGATAAAGAAGCTAGCGTAGCAACTGATATACTTCAAAGAACAGATCAATTCAG GTTTTTAGACAGGGCAGCAATTGTTAGAAGCACACTTGATGCATCAGAATTAATACCAGCAGGTTCATGGAAACTGTGTACAGTAACTCAGGTTGAAGAACTAAAGATTTTAATCCGTATGCTCCCTATTATAATGAGCACTATATTCATGAACACCTGCTTAGCTCAACTGCAAACTTTCACCATTCAACAAAGTACAACCATGGACAGGAACCTTCTAGGCTTTCAAGTTCCCGGACCCTCTATTCCCGTAATTCCACTAGCGTTCATGTCCATATTAATTCCACTTTACGATCGAGTATTGGTGCCATTTATGAGAAAGTTCACTGGGATACCAACAGGAATTCGACACCTTCAAAGAATTGGAGTAGGATTAGTTCTGTCAGCCATCTCAATGGCAGTGGCTGGAATAGTAGAAACCCACCGTAAATCGGTGGCTATAGAACATAACATGGTCGATTCACCAAACCCTCTGCCTATGACTGTTTTCTGGCTAGGTTACCAATATGCTATTTTTGGACTAGCAGATATGTTCACATTGGTAGGGCTGCTAGAGTTTTTCTATGAAGAAAGTTCATCAGGCATGAAGTCACTCGGTACAGGCATCTCATGGTGTTCAATGGCTTTTGGATACTACATGAGCTCAATAGTAGTGGAGGTGGTGAATAAAGTGAGCAATGGGTGGTTAGCTAATAATAATTTGAATAGGGACAAGTTAAATTACTTTTATTGGTTGTTAGCAGGATTAAGTATAGTGAACTTAGGGGTTTATTTGATGTGTGCCTCTTGGTACAAGTATAAAAAGGTGAATATAAGGCAGATTGATGGAGGTAATAATGGTCATGACAATGGCGAAGGCAAGATTCGGATGTCTAATGCATAG